A stretch of DNA from Pseudomonas sp. HN11:
TGGCCGCCGAGATTCTTCCCGGAGGTCAGCATGACTACCCAACGTCACTACTCGCCGATTGACCGTCTGTTGCTGCAAGCCGACATGGCCATGCGCACACTGCTGCCGTTCAGTGGCCAGCCGTATCGGCCTTCGCCCGCGATTGTGCAGCCCGACGCCCAGATGAGCGAGACCGAGACCCGCCACGTCGCCGGCCTGATGCGCATCAACCATACCGGCGAAGTCTGTGCCCAGGCGCTGTATCAGGGCCAGGCACTGACCGCCAAGCTGCCGCAGGTACGCGCCGCGATGGAACATGCCGCAGAGGAAGAAATCGACCACCTGGCCTGGTGCGAGCAACGTATTCGCCAATTGGGCAGTCACCCGAGCGTGCTGAACCCACTGTTTTATGGCATGTCGTTTGGGATCGGCGCAGCTGCCGGCCTGATCAGCGACAAGGTCAGCCTGGGGTTTGTCGCGGCGACTGAGCATCAAGTGTGCAAACACCTGGATGAGCATCTGGAACAACTGCCGGCCGAAGACGAAAAATCCCGGGCGATTCTTGAGCAGATGCGCATCGATGAAGAACACCACGCGGAAAGTGCACTGGATGCGGGCGGTTTCCGCTTCCCCGCGCCAGTGCGATTCGGCATGAGTCTCTTGGCCAAAGTCATGACCAAAAGCACTTATAGAATCTAGATGCATCGAATCTGATGCAAAAAAGGGCGCTATCACAGCGCCCTTTCTTTTTGCCCGACGATTGAGCAATCAACCCAGTTCGATAATTTCGTAATCATGGGTGATGGCCACACCGGCCGCGCCGAGCATGATCGATGCCGAGCAATACTTCTCAGCCGACAGCTCGATGGCACGCTTGACCTGGGCTTCCTTCAACGCTCGGCCCTTCACCACAAAATGCATGTGGATCTTGGTGAATACCTTGGGGTCCTCAGTGGCGCGCTCGGCTTCCAGGAAGGCTTCGCAGCTTTCCACGGCCTGGCGGGATTTCTTCAGGATGCTGACTACGTCGAAATTGCTGCAACCGCCTACGCCCAGCAGGAGCATTTCCATCGGGCGTACGCCCAGGTTGCGGCCACCGGCTTCCGGGGGGCCGTCCATGACCACCACATGGCCACTGCCCGACTCACCGAGGAACATGGCTTCGCCCGCCCATTGGATGCGTGCCTTCATCGCCCAGACTCCACTGCTAAAAAAAGGGTCGCCAGCTTAGCACAGGGCCCGATTGCGTCAGCGTTTCCAACAAAAGCGATCAATAGCAGGGTTTGCGCGGAAAATTGGCTAATCGAGTCAGAATGTGTCTGTTAAGCTGACGCCAAATCGATGGCGTAATGCCACCCTTTATACGCCGTGTATCAGTGCCGATACCCGATGAATACAACAACTCAAACTATTTAGCGCAGTCTTTTCGGGATACAACCATGGTTGCCCTTACTCCCATACCCAAGATCAAGAATCTCGACAAACTGTTGATGCATTGCCAGCGCCGCCGCTACCCGGCCAAGCACAACATCATCTGCGCGGGCGAACGCTCCGAAACGCTGTTCTTCATTATCAAAGGCTCGGTAACGATCCTGATCGAGGATGAAGACGGTCGTGAAATGATCATCGCCTACCTGAACACCGGGGATTTTTTTGGGGAGTTGGGGCTGTTCGAACAAGCCGGTAAGGAACAAGAACGCAGCGCATGGGTGCGCGCCAAGGTCGAATGCGAAGTGGCCGAGATCAGCTATGCCAAGTTCCGCGAGCTGTCCCAGCACGATCCCGACATTCTTTACTCCCTGAGCGGCCAGATTGCTCAGCGTCTGCGCGACACCACGCGTAAGGTCGGCGACCTGGCATTCTTTGACGTCACCGGCCGGGTCGCGCGTTGCCTGCTGGACCTGTGCAAGCAGCCCGACGCCATGACGCACCCCGACGGCATGCAGATCAAGGTCACACGCCAGGAAATCGGGCGCATTGTCGGCTGTTCACGGGAGATGGTCGGTCGCGTGCTCAAGGACCTGGAAGAGCGCAACCTGGTTCACGTCAAGGGCAAGACGATGGTGGTGTTCGGGACCCGCTAAACCGGCAGGAAACTGACCAGCATTTGACGGTACAGGGTATCCAGCCGATTGATCGCATCCGGCGCGGGGAAGGCTTCGTGCAGGGCGATATGACTATCGGCCCTCACCCTTTGGTCAAGGCCGCAGGCTTGGTTGAAGCGGTTGACCGCAGCGATCAACTCTTCGCGGTCGTTTTCCAGCAACAGCGCACCATGCACCAAGCCCACCGGGCGGCCACCACTTTGTCGCCAACGCTGGGCGGTGCCGACCATTTTGCGGCCGTTGAGGTTGACGTTGTAGCGACCGTCGCAAAACGCGCCGTCGATTTCACCGACGGACGCGTCGCCACCCAACTCGATCAACAGATCGCAGATCGGTTGGCACAAACGCAGGTAACCGGTTTCAATACGAT
This window harbors:
- the coq7 gene encoding 2-polyprenyl-3-methyl-6-methoxy-1,4-benzoquinone monooxygenase; this translates as MTTQRHYSPIDRLLLQADMAMRTLLPFSGQPYRPSPAIVQPDAQMSETETRHVAGLMRINHTGEVCAQALYQGQALTAKLPQVRAAMEHAAEEEIDHLAWCEQRIRQLGSHPSVLNPLFYGMSFGIGAAAGLISDKVSLGFVAATEHQVCKHLDEHLEQLPAEDEKSRAILEQMRIDEEHHAESALDAGGFRFPAPVRFGMSLLAKVMTKSTYRI
- a CDS encoding OsmC family protein yields the protein MKARIQWAGEAMFLGESGSGHVVVMDGPPEAGGRNLGVRPMEMLLLGVGGCSNFDVVSILKKSRQAVESCEAFLEAERATEDPKVFTKIHMHFVVKGRALKEAQVKRAIELSAEKYCSASIMLGAAGVAITHDYEIIELG
- the crp gene encoding cAMP-activated global transcriptional regulator CRP, translating into MVALTPIPKIKNLDKLLMHCQRRRYPAKHNIICAGERSETLFFIIKGSVTILIEDEDGREMIIAYLNTGDFFGELGLFEQAGKEQERSAWVRAKVECEVAEISYAKFRELSQHDPDILYSLSGQIAQRLRDTTRKVGDLAFFDVTGRVARCLLDLCKQPDAMTHPDGMQIKVTRQEIGRIVGCSREMVGRVLKDLEERNLVHVKGKTMVVFGTR
- a CDS encoding lipoate--protein ligase family protein, with translation MTQPVAMTVEAGLAAEQDLLAAVCAGEQEYGLLFWQPSDQALVMPRRLSRLPAFESASRVCADAGWPVLLRETGGEPVPQSSATVNIALVYAPPRSEGDQNRIETGYLRLCQPICDLLIELGGDASVGEIDGAFCDGRYNVNLNGRKMVGTAQRWRQSGGRPVGLVHGALLLENDREELIAAVNRFNQACGLDQRVRADSHIALHEAFPAPDAINRLDTLYRQMLVSFLPV